The Candidatus Brocadiaceae bacterium genome includes the window AGCGACGCCGCCGGCACGGTCATAGGGGCCCTGATGGGCACCAGCACCGTCACCAGCTACGTGGAAAGCGCCGCCGGCGTCCAGGCCGGGGCCCGCACGGGCCTCGCCAACATGGTCACGGCCGTCCTGTTCCTGCTGGCGCTCCTGGCGTATCCGGCGCTGGCGGTCGTGGCCACGTGTCACAGCTACACGGAAGACGGGTTTCTGATGAGCCAGTACCCGGTGCTGGCTCCCGCGCTGATCGTCGTCGGCTCGATGATGCTCAAGAGCCTGGCCCGGCTGGACTGGGACGACGCCACCGAGTTCCTGCCTGCGTTCCTGACCGCCGTGCTCATGCCGCTGGCGATCAGCATCACCGAAGGGCTCTCGTTCGGGTTTATCAGCTACAGTGCGCTCAAGCTCGTCACCGGTCGCGGTCGCGACGTGCACTGGGCCTTCCATGCCGTCTCGGCGGTGCTGATTCTGCGCTACATCGCCGTGCCGCCTTGACGGCCAGACTCGCGGAGTACCCATGCAGGAACCGAACGGCAACACGATGATCCTGGTCGCCCTGGGCGACGACAAGGGCACGACCTGGCCGCTGACCGCCGGGCAGTCCTACACGATCGGTCGGAGCCGGAAGTGCGATCTCCGCCTCGGCGACCGCACCGTATCCGCCCGACACGCCGCGCTCGAATCCCGCCAGGGGCTCTGGATCGTCCGCGACCTGCACAGCTCCCACGGCACATTGGTCAACAAGCAGCGCCTTCTGGGGCCCAAGCCGCTGTTCGACCGCGACACGATCCAGTGCGGCAAGACCCTCCTGGAGTTCCGCAGCTACGAGGAACCGGATCCGGCCGACCTGCTGGAGATCGAGCGGGGGCTCTCCATCCGCCAGTAGCGTGCGCCGCAACGGCTCGGCGTGCGCCGCAACGACCCGGCATGCACGGCAGCAAACCGGCATGCGCGGCAACAGACCGGCATGCGTCGTAACCCCTCGGCGGCCGCCGCAGCGACCCGTCATGCGCGGCCACTCGCTTGGCCCCGGCGCGGCCCTGGCGGAGGACGGCCAACCCCCGGCAGGGGAGCGACGCGCCGGCGACATCCCGCCAACGAGGCCCGAGAAGCCCCAGGCCGCAGCATGCCATTCACCCTCGGCATGACGTCCGATAATCAATATTATGTATTATTCGGGGGGGGCGGGCGCCCGGGCCGTTTCGTCCCGCGACCTTCCTCGGACATGCAGGGCCGCCGATTCCGTCGAGGAAGCCCGGCGCCCCGCCCGCTATCGGCAAACGCCCGGGCATGCCGACGATCCGTGCACTGACCATCTCCGTCAGCACCGAGTCCTTGCGCGAGCCGCCGGAACACCACCGACCCGCCGATTCCGGCCGCGAAGCCGGGTTCCCGGCCCGGAATCCACGCGATCTGTCGACGCCGCACGGACACGCCCTCCGCGCGTCGCCCCCGCGCTCGGTCCGCTCGGCTTCCGGCCGGGTCGGCGTGTGCCGCACGACCCGGGCCACGCGAGCCGCGGATCGAGACACGAGACGCCCGCGCCTCTGCGTTCGCGCAGCCGTTCACGGCCTGCGACGGCCCGCGCCTGCCGTCCGTCGCGCAATCTGGAGGGCGTGTGGACGCGTGCCATGGCCCGTCTGCCCGGTCTGCGGCGTGTGGGTATCTGTTGTGTCGGCCGGACGCCGCCCACTGACGGAACACGGGCGATGCGGGCGGAGATGCGGCCCACAGCCCGGCTCCCGCGCGATTCTGCTTGCTTTTGCGTGGGGAGTGATGTAGACTATTGCGTGGGTTGGTGCGCAGCGAACTGGTGACAAGTGCGTCAGAATGGAGCATCCATGGAGCGGCGTCGGCTGGAAAGCACGCGAAGCGACGGCCTCCGTAAGATGCACACTGTGAAAGAGATACAGGATGCCGCGCGGGACCATGGCCGGGCTTCGCCTGCCTTGGGCCGGTGTCGGCATAGGGTTTGCTTGACTGTCCGGTCGTTACAGACGTACTTCTCACCTTTTCAAAAGGAGGGCGGCGCATGAGTCGCCTCATGTTCAAGGTCTGGATGGCGCTGCGGTCCAAGAAGGGCCAAAGCTTGGTTGAGTATGCTCTGATTCTCGCTCTGGTGGCGATCGTCGTCATCGTCGCCCTGACGGCGCTGGGCGGGTCGGTCGAGGACAAGTTCGTGGACGTCACGAACACCCTGGACAACAGCACGTCGGGCGGATAGCCGCAGCACCGTGAGCGGGGTAGAGCCCGGCTACGCGCAGGCGGCTCTACCCCCGCTCTTTTATGGCTGTTCAGAGACAGCGCTCGCCGGCACGCTCGTGTGGGGCATGGCATGCGGGCGGCTGGGCTATGCAGGTGGCAGAACGATGGGCAGACCGGAGGAGGCTTTCCGCGGCGATCGGCGGCGACACGGGCAGACGCTGGTGGAGTATGCCATGATCCTGGCTCTGGTGGCGCTCGTGGCGGTCATCGCGTTGCGCACCCTGGTGCAATACCCGGTGGACCCCGTCACGACGGTGGCCAACGTCATGGACAACGCAACCTGAGGCGACACGGCGAGGGCACGCGCACTCGCATCGCTTTACGCCAGGACGTCCTGCATCGAGTAGACCCCGGGTTCGCGTCCCGCCAGGAAGACGGCCGCGCGCACCGCTCCGCGGGCAAACACATCACGACTGCTCGCCTTGTGGACGAGTTCCACGCGCTCCCCTTCGGCGGCGAAGATGACCGTGTGGTCGCCGACGATGTCGCCCCCGCGCACGGCGTGGATGCCGATCTCCTCGGGCGTGCGAGGACCGCAGAGCCCCTCGCGGCCGTGCCTCAGAACGACGGCCGGGTCTCGTTCCAGCGCGGCGCAGATGCGTCGTGCCAGTTCGGCGGCGGTGCCGCTCGGGGCATCCTTCTTGCGCCGGTGGTGTGCCTCCACGATCTCGATGTCATACCCGTCCCCCAGTGCCCGGGCCACCTCTGCCGCCAGCCGGAACAGCAGGTTCACGCCGATCGACATGTTCGGCGCCGCCAGCAACGGCACGCGCGTCGCCACGTCATCCCGCAGCTCGGCCAGTTCCGCCTCCGTGAGCCCCGTCGTGCCGGTCACGAAGGCCACGCCGGCGGCCGCGCACTGCCGCGCCCGCTCCATGGTGCTCTCGGGCGCGCTGAAATCGATCAGAACGTCCGGGGCGCCGCACAGATCCACACCCAGCCGAATCCCCAGGGCCCCCGCGCCGACCAGCACGCCGGCGTCCTGCCCGAGCGCCGGATGGCCCGCCCTTTCCAGCGCGCAGACAAGACGGCACTGAGACGCCTGCGAGACCAGCGACACGACACGCCGGCCCATCGCGCCGGCGGCCCCGTTGACGGCGACGTTCATTGTCTGTCTCTCCCCGGAATCCGGATGGATCGGCCCGCCGGCCCGCACCTGATAGGTGACGGGCGGCCGGCGTGCGCGCTATAATAGAGGATCGGTGCGACGCCCGCAACCTCACCCGCAGCGGCGGTGCCTGTGGCCACCCCGCGGCGGACACCCTTGGACGGCTGAGCCTTGGCACAGGATCCTCCTCAACGCATCGGCATCCGTGCACCCAACTG containing:
- a CDS encoding FHA domain-containing protein; the encoded protein is MQEPNGNTMILVALGDDKGTTWPLTAGQSYTIGRSRKCDLRLGDRTVSARHAALESRQGLWIVRDLHSSHGTLVNKQRLLGPKPLFDRDTIQCGKTLLEFRSYEEPDPADLLEIERGLSIRQ
- a CDS encoding Flp family type IVb pilin; its protein translation is MSRLMFKVWMALRSKKGQSLVEYALILALVAIVVIVALTALGGSVEDKFVDVTNTLDNSTSGG
- a CDS encoding Flp family type IVb pilin; its protein translation is MGRPEEAFRGDRRRHGQTLVEYAMILALVALVAVIALRTLVQYPVDPVTTVANVMDNAT
- a CDS encoding 4-hydroxy-tetrahydrodipicolinate reductase — its product is MNVAVNGAAGAMGRRVVSLVSQASQCRLVCALERAGHPALGQDAGVLVGAGALGIRLGVDLCGAPDVLIDFSAPESTMERARQCAAAGVAFVTGTTGLTEAELAELRDDVATRVPLLAAPNMSIGVNLLFRLAAEVARALGDGYDIEIVEAHHRRKKDAPSGTAAELARRICAALERDPAVVLRHGREGLCGPRTPEEIGIHAVRGGDIVGDHTVIFAAEGERVELVHKASSRDVFARGAVRAAVFLAGREPGVYSMQDVLA